The following proteins come from a genomic window of Athalia rosae chromosome 1, iyAthRosa1.1, whole genome shotgun sequence:
- the LOC105683638 gene encoding proline-rich protein 4-like, whose amino-acid sequence MKSLLFVVLLGLAVAAYAEEAKEAKEAKEAETKSVESSKKQEKRGIFGDGYGYSYGAGSYDIGGGHGGGLSIGSLSHDGGYGGGHGGHGGIGGYSSGGYGDSYGGGYGGGYGGGYGGGYGGDEHHHKTVTIVKKIAVPYPVEKHIPYPVEKQVPYPVKVPVPQPYPVEKQVPYPVKVLVKVPVHIPQPYPVEKKVPYPVHVPVDRPYPVKVLVPQPYPVEKHIPYPVKVPVPQPYPVEKQVPYPVKVPVHVPQPYPVEKLVPYPVKVHVDRPYPVHVPKPYPVTVEKHVPYPVEKPVPYAVKVPVDRPYPVQVEKHVPYPVKIHVPQPYPVEKHVPYPVEKPVPYAVKVPVDRPYPVHVEKHVPYPVEKHVPYPVKVPVPVPVHTDHGSYDHGSDGGYGYGDGGYGSSYGYHH is encoded by the exons ATGAAGAGCCTG CTATTCGTAGTGCTACTCGGTCTCGCCGTAGCGGCGTACGCAGAGGAGGCTAAGGAGGCTAAGGAGGCTAAAGAGGCTGAGACAAAATCTGTGGAAAGTTCAAAGAAGCAGGAGAAACGCGGTATCTTCGGCGACGGCTATGGTTACTCCTACGGTGCCGGTAGCTACGACATCGGAGGTGGACACGGTGGCGGACTTTCGATCGGAAGTCTTTCTCACGATGGTGGATACGGCGGAGGACACGGAGGACACGGAGGAATCGGTGGCTACAGTAGCGGAGGCTACGGCGACAGCTACGGAGGAGGTTACGGGGGTGGTTACGGAGGTGGTTACGGAGGTGGTTACGGTGGCGACGAACACCACCACAAGACCGTTACGATCGTGAAGAAGATCGCCGTCCCGTACCCGGTTGAAAAGCACATCCCTTACCCAGTGGAGAAGCAGGTACCGTACCCAGTCAAGGTACCGGTACCCCAGCCGTACCCGGTCGAAAAACAGGTCCCATACCCGGTGAAGGTTCTCGTCAAGGTTCCGGTTCACATCCCCCAACCTTACCCCGTTGAAAAGAAGGTACCATACCCAGTTCACGTACCAGTCGACCGTCCATACCCCGTCAAGGTTCTCGTTCCCCAACCGTACCCAGTTGAAAAACACATCCCGTACCCAGTCAAGGTTCCAGTACCGCAGCCGTACCCGGTCGAAAAGCAGGTGCCATACCCCGTCAAGGTACCGGTCCACGTACCTCAGCCGTACCCGGTCGAAAAACTCGTCCCCTACCCAGTCAAGGTTCACGTTGACCGTCCCTACCCGGTTCACGTACCAAAACCATACCCGGTAACCGTTGAAAAGCACGTGCCCTACCCGGTTGAAAAACCAGTGCCCTACGCAGTCAAGGTACCGGTCGACAGGCCGTACCCGGTCCAAGTTGAGAAGCACGTACCTTACCCGGTAAAGATTCACGTACCCCAACCCTACCCGGTTGAAAAGCACGTGCCCTACCCGGTTGAGAAACCAGTGCCCTACGCAGTCAAGGTACCGGTCGACAGGCCGTACCCCGTTCACGTAGAAAAACACGTGCCCTACCCGGTCGAGAAGCACGTACCGTACCCAGTCAAGGTTCCCGTACCAGTTCCGGTTCACACTGACCACGGATCCTACGATCATGGATCCGACGGTGGCTACGGATACGGCGACGGCGGTTACGGAAGCAGTTACGGATACCATCATTAA